In Vespula vulgaris chromosome 10, iyVesVulg1.1, whole genome shotgun sequence, the following are encoded in one genomic region:
- the LOC127066866 gene encoding uncharacterized protein LOC127066866, which translates to MEHDIPSSQASTTIPRVNTSCVEEVPICNCIEDWNNENFENYDLKQNTRNRLVLRTVKNVSKARRKRLRQQERLQFCKDEFLFVRNIEKLRTKNDSRNVTDIGLPIHEHLNLSEIREKFQELNISH; encoded by the exons atggaacATGATATTCCTTCTTCACAAGCATCTACAACTATCCCCCGTGTAAATACGTCATGTGTAGAAGAGGTTCCAATATGTAATTGTATCGAAGACTGGAACAAT gagaattttgaaaattatgacCTAAAGCAGAATACAAGAAATAGATTAGTTTTACGAACTGTAAAAAATGTGTCAAAAGCAAGGAGAAAAAGACTCAGACAACAAGAACGGTTACAATTTTGtaaa gatgaatttttatttgtacgaAACATAGAAAAActaagaacaaaaaatgattcCAGAAATGTAACTGATATTGGATTACCTATACATGAGCATTTAAATTTATCTGAG ataagagaaaaatttcaagaattGAACATTTCCcattga
- the LOC127066829 gene encoding zinc finger protein 660-like isoform X1 yields METGSSVILDTCGDDSVLLQTVKNIVNQNQHNELEPEEEEFFLVTDVENEHHRNIDVTNEDTVCNLNESLEKVSWSGLCRICANVNDHLIPIFEGEGMEHALCNKIHKYLPIHISENDTLPLQLCYHCAATLLAWHELAEGCLNAERRLLEIQTSSQNKQYFQPQSTDESETLPETNISHGTEKVFPSQENEVKSEAYEKEAANDSSRWQPDDNSIIQISTIQLEDSKIERLQYLQCVQCEIVFTDIKCLINHMNAQHSAGMYYCSHCKLAYNGSNKAFEEHLTTHYNTTYVVSKHTQVENQIALMEESNNGEVQKEEEVNTEVSCNEQLLFTCHLCNRSYKKKSELKKHVVLHDELIQAQNRDEAELIHKAKQIINNRISYKCELCKKVIFTKRGFLRHMRVHSGKRPCKCELCGKCYRIEQDLARHIRDVHEGLKKYPCDICGRAFANKGAKDDHRRIHTGERPYACKHCPKTFRTLNSIYIHNRVHTNYKPHKCSYCGKYFRSRQRLNNHETTHTGVKAFSCEICGKSFPVKGEVMRHHATHNQEKPFNCKGCGMKFGQKRYLRNHIKQHHKEESCTLLAELTEKHN; encoded by the exons ATGGAGACTGGGAGTTCAGTTATATTAGATACTTGTGGAGATGATTCGGTTTTGCTTCAGAcagtaaaaaatatagttaATCAAAATCAACATAATGAATTGGAGCCTGAGgaggaagaattttttttagtaaCAGATGTTGAAAATGAACATCACAGAAATATAGATGTTACAAATGAAGATACAGTGTGTAATCTAAATGAATCTCTAGAAAAAGTATCGTGGTCAGGATTATGTAGAATTTGTGCTAATGTAAATGATCATTTAATTCCAATATTTGAAGGAGAAGGCATGGAACATGCACTGTGTaacaaaatacataaatatttacctATACAT atttcTGAGAATGACACATTACCTTTGCAATTATGTTACCATTGTGCAGCTACATTATTAGCATGGCATGAATTAGCTGAAGGATGTTTAAATGCAGAACGTCGATTACTTGAGATACAAACCTCATCTCAAAACAAACAG taCTTTCAACCACAGTCAACAGATGAATCAGAAACTCTACCAGAAACTAATATATCTCATGGTACAGAAAAAGTTTTT cCCAGTCAAGAAAATGAAGTTAAAAGTGAGGCATATGAAAAGGAAGCTGCTAATGATTCAAGCAG atggCAACCAGATGATAACAGTATTATTCAGATTTCCACAATCCAATTAGAAGActcaaaaatagaaagattacAATATCTTCAATGTGTTCAGTGCGAAATAGTATTCACAGATATTAAATGTCTTATAAATCATATGAATGCACAACACAGTGCTGGAATGTATTATTGTTCTCATTGCAAATTAGCATATAATGGATCAAACAAAGCTTTTGAAGAACACTTAACTACTCACTATAATACCACATATGTTGTTTCCAAACATACGCAAGTAGAAAATCAAATTGCATTGATGGAAGAATCCAATAACGGCGAAGtacaaaaagaggaagaggtgaATACAGAAGTGTCTTGCAATGAGCAATTATTGTTTACTTGTCACTTATGTAATAGAagttataagaagaaaagtgaattaaaaaaacatgtaGTTTTACACGATGAATTAATCCAAGCACAAAATCGTGATGAAGCAGAGTTAATACATAAAGCAAAGcaaattattaacaatcgtATTTCATACAAATGtgaattatgtaaaaaagtTATATTCACAAAACGTGGCTTTTTGCGTCATATGAGAGTACATTCTGGGAAACGTCCATGTAAATGTGAATTGTGTGGAAAATGTTATCGTATTGAACAAGACTTAGCACGTCATATCAGAGATGTTCATGaaggtttaaaaaaatatccatGTGACATTTGTGGTAGAGCATTTGCTAATAAAGGTGCAAAAGATGATCACAGAAGAATACATACAGGAGAACGGCCATATGCTTGTAAACACTGTCCCAAAACATTTCGTActttaaattctatatacattCACAATCGTGTACATACTAATTATAAGCCTCATAAATGTTCATATTGCGGTAAATACTTTAGAAGTAGACAACGATTGAATAATCATGAAACAACTCATACAGGTGTAAAAGCGTTTTCATGCGAAATTTGTGGTAAGTCTTTTCCAGTTAAAGGAGAGGTCATGCGACATCATGCAACTCATAATCAAGAAAAACCATTTAATTGTAAAGGTTGTGGTATGAAATTCGGGCAAAAAAGATACTTACGAAATCATATAAAGCAACATCATAAAGAAGAATCTTGTACATTATTAGCAGAATTAACAGagaaacataattaa
- the LOC127066829 gene encoding zinc finger protein 480-like isoform X2, translating to METGSSVILDTCGDDSVLLQTVKNIVNQNQHNELEPEEEEFFLVTDVENEHHRNIDVTNEDTVCNLNESLEKVSWSGLCRICANVNDHLIPIFEGEGMEHALCNKIHKYLPIHISENDTLPLQLCYHCAATLLAWHELAEGCLNAERRLLEIQTSSQNKQYFQPQSTDESETLPETNISHGTEKVFPSQENEVKSEAYEKEAANDSSRSSSNRTPFKMFLEMHNIFWKPYKKRCQLQQKKSNMGGDCGSIWIAVMDTTLEHSSIADLQQNNDTEVKGEMCEEYKQNNAKILDREQNTCMVAFLPNVNNEPQKTKMCKTSLSDTKDSNEHIKKQKNFSDTQESYQCIECGKFFKLKDSYLRHMRIHKDERPFTCHVCGKQFRDSGGLSRHLKDVHAKLKNFMCDICGKSFASKATRDDHRRTHTGERPYICDSCGKTFKSKASLYIHSKLHTNEFPHPCTYCNKKFRRRQEMLAHVTTHTGEKNYGCDICSKRFRVKSELVRHKLVHSETKPFVCVKCGLAFRQKRYLNNHIKSRHVDLLQMG from the exons ATGGAGACTGGGAGTTCAGTTATATTAGATACTTGTGGAGATGATTCGGTTTTGCTTCAGAcagtaaaaaatatagttaATCAAAATCAACATAATGAATTGGAGCCTGAGgaggaagaattttttttagtaaCAGATGTTGAAAATGAACATCACAGAAATATAGATGTTACAAATGAAGATACAGTGTGTAATCTAAATGAATCTCTAGAAAAAGTATCGTGGTCAGGATTATGTAGAATTTGTGCTAATGTAAATGATCATTTAATTCCAATATTTGAAGGAGAAGGCATGGAACATGCACTGTGTaacaaaatacataaatatttacctATACAT atttcTGAGAATGACACATTACCTTTGCAATTATGTTACCATTGTGCAGCTACATTATTAGCATGGCATGAATTAGCTGAAGGATGTTTAAATGCAGAACGTCGATTACTTGAGATACAAACCTCATCTCAAAACAAACAG taCTTTCAACCACAGTCAACAGATGAATCAGAAACTCTACCAGAAACTAATATATCTCATGGTACAGAAAAAGTTTTT cCCAGTCAAGAAAATGAAGTTAAAAGTGAGGCATATGAAAAGGAAGCTGCTAATGATTCAAGCAG GTCCAGTAGCAACCGGACACCATTTAAAATGTTCCTTGAAATGCACAATATATTTTGGAAgccatataaaaaaagatgccAGCTACAGCAAAAGAAATCTAATATGGGTGGAGATTGTGGTTCTATTTGGATTGCTGTAATGGATACAACACTCGAACATTCTTCGATAGCTGATCTACAGCAAAATAATGatacggaagttaaaggagaAATGTGTGAAGaatacaaacaaaataatGCCAAAATACTAGATCGAGAACAAAATACATGTATGGTAGCATTTCTTCCAAATGTAAATAATGAACCGCAGAAAACAAAGATGTGTAAAACTTCCTTAAGTGATACTAAAGACTCTAATGAGCacataaagaaacaaaaaaatttttctgataCACAAGAATCATATCAATGTATTGAATgtggaaaattttttaaattaaaagattcgTATTTAAGGCACATGAGGATACATAAAGATGAAAGACCATTTACTTGCCATGTATGTGGAAAACAATTTCGTGATTCTGGTGGACTTTCGAGACACTTAAAAGATGTACACGCAAAgcttaaaaattttatgtgCGATATTTGTGGCAAATCATTTGCATCAAAAGCTACAAGAGATGATCATCGTCGTACGCACACAGGAGAAAGACCTTACATTTGTGACTCCTGTGGTAAAACATTTAAGTCAAAAGCTTCACTTTATATTCATAGCAAATTACATACAAATGAGTTTCCACATCCATGCACTTActgcaataaaaaatttcgtagACGTCAAGAAATGTTAGCTCATGTAACCACACACAcaggagaaaagaattatgGATGTGATATATGCTCAAAACGATTTAGAGTGAAATCCGAACTAGTTAGGCACAAGCTTGTTCACTCTGAAACTAAGCCATTTGTTTGTGTTAAATGTGGGTTGGCTTTCCGTCAAAAgcgttatttaaataatcacaTTAAAAGCAGACATGTCGACTTACTACAAATGGGCTAA
- the LOC127066837 gene encoding origin recognition complex subunit 2 isoform X1 has protein sequence MAENNEKLRRSTRIKLLSKPEEIETIKQNPQNKFKINSTTKEKNLDLSFKEEIEEEIKDIDKDIQKPIELFSENDISGKNIYQFETLKKNTMVQKAYLSRKSFDMQKSPISQVEASEDTDIKNNTINKSINRRKSPSQKEIFSSDSESVSEESEFVPSENETDIESEHESSDYSNSSNNIDFTKQFNLKTRLCKSNLQSKIISTPRRSQAKYKTPCKDYHIKTDEYFENQSQRAVTSNHTLARLRNSQFSRDKLQKLLANQNHITKEHKNLIYSLTEDHCEFFSMWYFIMEEGYTLLLHGLGSKRNLINDFHNQFISEHPTLVIDGFFPSLTIKDILDGIIIDILGLSVPTGTTESIELISKILKKNPKDRLYLLIHNIDGIMLRSNKAQDALSTLARIPNLCIMASIDHINAPLLWDHMKHSKYNFYWWDATTLLPYEAETSYESSLLIQHSGALALSSLQNVFLSLTSNARAIYKLLIQYQLDNSNTSDFSGMAFKDLYRISREGFLVSTDLALRAQLTEFIDHKLVRTKRNKDGTECLIIPLNNNLLKQFLEQHEN, from the exons ATGgcagaaaataatgaaaagttaCGACGTTCCACtagaataaaattacttaGTAAACCTGAAGAAATTGAAACGATTAAAC aaaatcctcaaaataaattcaaaattaattctacaacaaaagaaaaaaatctcgatctttcttttaaagaagaaatagaagaagagatcAAAGATATTGATAAGGATATACAAAAACCAATTG aattatttagtgaaaatgatattagtggtaaaaatatatatcaattcgaaacacttaaaaaaaataccatGGTACAAAAAGCATATTTGTCCCGTAAATCATTTGATATGCAAAAGTCTCCGATATCCCAAGTTGAAGCTAGTGAAGAtactgatataaaaaataatactattaacaaatcaattaatagaagaaaaagtccTTCTCAGAAag agatATTTTCAAGCGATAGCGAGAGTGTATCTGAAGAAAGTGAATTTGTACCTTCGGAAAATGAAACGGATATAGAGTCAGAGCATGAAAGTAGTGATTATTCTAATTCaagtaataatatagattttaccaaacaatttaatttaaaaactaGATTATGTAAATCCAATCTACAATCTAAGATAATAAGTACTCCAAGAAGATCACAGGCTAAATATAAAACTCCTTGCAAAGATTAT CATATAAAAACTGATGAATATTTTGAGAATCAATCACAAAGAGCCGTTACATCAAATCATACGCTTGCTCGTCTTCGTAATTCCCAATTTAGCAgagataaattacaaaaattattagcaAATCAGAATCATATCACGAAAGAACACAAAAATCTTATCTATTCTCTTACAGAAGATCATTGTGAATTCTTTTCTATGTGGTACTTCATTATGGA aGAAGGATATACTTTGTTGTTGCATGGTCTGggatcaaaaagaaatttaattaacgattttcATAACCAATTTATTTCTGAACATCCAACTTTAGTAATCGATGGTTTTTTTCCTAGTTTAACAATAAAAGAT ATTCTTGATggtataataatagatattctGGGATTGAGTGTGCCAACTGGTACAACAGAATCTATTGAACTCATTAgcaaaatattaaagaagaatccaaaggatcgattatatttattaattcataatataGATGGTATAATGTTGCGCTCTAACAAAGCACAGGATGCGCTTTCAACTCTTGCTAGAATACCAAACCTTTGTATAATGGCATCTATTGATCATATAAATGCACCACTTT TATGGGATCATATGAAGCATTcaaagtataatttttattggtgGGATGCTACAACGCTTTTGCCATATGAAGCAGAGACTTCGTATGAAAGTTCTCTGTTAATACAACACAGCGGAGCTCTTGCTTTATCATCCCTTCAGAACGTATTCCTCTCTTTGACATCAAATGCTCGAGCTATATATAAACTCTTAATACAGTATCAGTTGGATAATAGTAATACTAGTGATTTTTCAg GAATGGCATTTAAggatttatatcgaatatcaCGAGAAGGTTTTCTTGTGAGTACTGATTTAGCTCTGAGAGCACAATTAACAGAATTCATAGATCATAAATTAGTACGAACGAAACGTAACAAGGATGGTACAGAATGTCTAATAATTCcacttaataataatttgttgaaaCAATTCCTTGAGCAACATGAAAactaa
- the LOC127066837 gene encoding origin recognition complex subunit 2 isoform X2 — protein MAENNEKLRRSTRIKLLSKPEEIETIKQNPQNKFKINSTTKEKNLDLSFKEEIEEEIKDIDKDIQKPIELFSENDISGKNIYQFETLKKNTMVQKAYLSRKSFDMQKSPISQVEASEDTDIKNNTINKSINRRKSPSQKEIFSSDSESVSEESEFVPSENETDIESEHESSDYSNSSNNIDFTKQFNLKTRLCKSNLQSKIISTPRRSQAKYKTPCKDYHIKTDEYFENQSQRAVTSNHTLARLRNSQFSRDKLQKLLANQNHITKEHKNLIYSLTEDHCEFFSMWYFIMEEGYTLLLHGLGSKRNLINDFHNQFISEHPTLVIDGFFPSLTIKDILDGIIIDILGLSVPTGTTESIELISKILKKNPKDRLYLLIHNIDGIMLRSNKAQDALSTLARIPNLCIMASIDHINAPLLWDHMKHSKYNFYWWDATTLLPYEAETSYESSLLIQHSGALALSSLQNVFLSLTSNARAIYKLLIQYQLDNSNTSDFSGMAFKDLYRISREGFLDVNYGRNFKHVFGKD, from the exons ATGgcagaaaataatgaaaagttaCGACGTTCCACtagaataaaattacttaGTAAACCTGAAGAAATTGAAACGATTAAAC aaaatcctcaaaataaattcaaaattaattctacaacaaaagaaaaaaatctcgatctttcttttaaagaagaaatagaagaagagatcAAAGATATTGATAAGGATATACAAAAACCAATTG aattatttagtgaaaatgatattagtggtaaaaatatatatcaattcgaaacacttaaaaaaaataccatGGTACAAAAAGCATATTTGTCCCGTAAATCATTTGATATGCAAAAGTCTCCGATATCCCAAGTTGAAGCTAGTGAAGAtactgatataaaaaataatactattaacaaatcaattaatagaagaaaaagtccTTCTCAGAAag agatATTTTCAAGCGATAGCGAGAGTGTATCTGAAGAAAGTGAATTTGTACCTTCGGAAAATGAAACGGATATAGAGTCAGAGCATGAAAGTAGTGATTATTCTAATTCaagtaataatatagattttaccaaacaatttaatttaaaaactaGATTATGTAAATCCAATCTACAATCTAAGATAATAAGTACTCCAAGAAGATCACAGGCTAAATATAAAACTCCTTGCAAAGATTAT CATATAAAAACTGATGAATATTTTGAGAATCAATCACAAAGAGCCGTTACATCAAATCATACGCTTGCTCGTCTTCGTAATTCCCAATTTAGCAgagataaattacaaaaattattagcaAATCAGAATCATATCACGAAAGAACACAAAAATCTTATCTATTCTCTTACAGAAGATCATTGTGAATTCTTTTCTATGTGGTACTTCATTATGGA aGAAGGATATACTTTGTTGTTGCATGGTCTGggatcaaaaagaaatttaattaacgattttcATAACCAATTTATTTCTGAACATCCAACTTTAGTAATCGATGGTTTTTTTCCTAGTTTAACAATAAAAGAT ATTCTTGATggtataataatagatattctGGGATTGAGTGTGCCAACTGGTACAACAGAATCTATTGAACTCATTAgcaaaatattaaagaagaatccaaaggatcgattatatttattaattcataatataGATGGTATAATGTTGCGCTCTAACAAAGCACAGGATGCGCTTTCAACTCTTGCTAGAATACCAAACCTTTGTATAATGGCATCTATTGATCATATAAATGCACCACTTT TATGGGATCATATGAAGCATTcaaagtataatttttattggtgGGATGCTACAACGCTTTTGCCATATGAAGCAGAGACTTCGTATGAAAGTTCTCTGTTAATACAACACAGCGGAGCTCTTGCTTTATCATCCCTTCAGAACGTATTCCTCTCTTTGACATCAAATGCTCGAGCTATATATAAACTCTTAATACAGTATCAGTTGGATAATAGTAATACTAGTGATTTTTCAg GAATGGCATTTAAggatttatatcgaatatcaCGAGAAGGTTTTCTT GATGTTAATTACGGTAGAAATTTCAAACACGTTTTCGGTAAGGACTGA